Proteins from one Aspergillus nidulans FGSC A4 chromosome VIII genomic window:
- a CDS encoding C2H2 type zinc finger domain protein (transcript_id=CADANIAT00002376), which produces MASDAHQASGLQGVASDLDFALIWPDSENLFQSIMSSDSPDQWQIPLGSLPIPPVVQDVSGMNFGSPNSFDDRASSIGTIPSGGSHQAVRDVSDMVTSSSSSVTAAIKATSITSVFLDECLHMFFVRFIPTFPILHRATFVFRDCTHPLLLNAMALGSLYLGPKDSVAKWQSLITHRGPYDACNGVQLLLTALLGQIYGALSKSRAIRTTSQVFRPLGFFWARHCGMLDSEPFSIEDVPFPNTPSSEKDRKWRTWAAREIQQRALLAYYILDGLVAQMSGDGASTRHVANPLTLPSSEAAFDANTADEWLTHMRSQKAEQPSFRLIFRSLFPPTSSFRALDYQLSAFSLRVILEGLQSLVSDSDECDLAAVGVPGRSDVRRALAQVHETITMSIHLSAPERLEVLLRWHTICLDTMINSTVLCRHVCTRYDIPQQVSGGSRTLRPGFDMLNWVNTEDARRALLHAIAIQDIIEQLPRGRAHVIHMPSSLFAAATVYVVFALAGIANIHLPRTVVWQDALLSHADLNLGCESGFRPSTGSETSRFVTEGRTDSPPGVAAVRNLLYEMNSMQKLFRCLISQWGIAHDMEEIVNQWIILCH; this is translated from the exons ATGGCATCTGATGCTCATCAGGCGTCGGGGTTGCAGGGCGTAGCCTCAGACCTCGACTTTGCCCTAATATGGCCCGACTCCGAGAATCTGTTCCAGAGTATCATGTCCTCGGATTCTCCGGACCAGTGGCAGATACCTCTCGGATCTCTCCCTATCCCTCCAGTCGTGCAGGATGTGAGCGGTATGAATTTTGGCTCACCCAACTCTTTCGATGACCGAGCCTCTTCTATCGGCACGATCCCCTCGGGCGGGAGCCATCAGGCTGTCCGGGATGTTTCGGACATGGTGACAAGCTCG TCCTCCAGCGTAACCGCTGCGATAAAGGCGACTTCGATCACATCTGTATTTCTGGATGAATGTCTACACATGTTCTTCGTACGATTCATTCCGACCTTCCCGATCCTGCATCGAGCAACCTTTGTTTTCCGCGATTGCACCCATCCCCTACTGCTAAATGCTATGGCCCTCGGGTCTCTGTATCTCGGCCCCAAGGACTCAGTCGCGAAG TGGCAATCGTTGATCACTCACCGCGGCCCGTACGACGCTTGCAACGGCGTACAGCTTCTGCTTACTGCTCTTTTGGGACAGATATATGGGGCCTTGTCCAAG AGTCGAGCCATTCGCACTACCAGCCAGGTTTTCCGTCCTCTGGGCTTCTTCTGGGCACGACACTGCGGCATGCTAGACAGTGAACCCTTCTCTATAGAGGACGTTCCATTCCCCAATACCCCCAGCTCCGAGAAAGATCGCAAATGGCGAACATGGGCTGCGCGAGAGATCCAACAGCGAGCCCTGCTAGCATACTATATCCTAGATGGACTCGTGGCACAGATGTCTGGTGATGGAGCTTCCACTCGCCACGTCGCTAACCCGCTCACTCTACCCAGCAGCGAGGCTGCATTTGACGCCAATACTGCTGACGAGTGGTTAACGCACATGCGCTCTCAAAAAGCAGAACAACCCTCCTTCCGACTCATCTTCCGCTCCCTCTTCCCACCAACAAGTAGCTTCCGAGCTCTCGACTACCAATTATCCGCCTTTTCACTCCGTGTAATACTCGAAGGCCTCCAATCCCTCGTCTCTGACTCAGACGAGTGCGACCTCGCCGCCGTTGGTGTCCCCGGCCGCTCAGATGTCCGACGAGCCCTCGCCCAAGTGCACGAAACAATCACAATGAGTATCCACCTCTCTGCCCCGGAACGCCTCGAGGTCCTCCTCCGCTGGCATACCATCTGCCTCGACACCATGATTAATTCTACCGTCCTCTGCCGCCACGTCTGCACCCGTTACGACATCCCGCAACAAGTTTCTGGCGGTTCGCGCACCCTCCGTCCAGGCTTTGACATGCTAAATTGGGTTAACACCGAAGACGCCCGCCGCGCCTTACTCCATGCCATCGCCATACAAGACATAATCGAACAACTACCCCGCGGCCGTGCCCACGTCATCCATATGCCCTCTTCGCTTTTCGCCGCAGCAACAGTCTACGTTGTCTTCGCTCTCGCGGGTATAGCGAATATTCATCTCCCGCGCACAGTTGTATGGCAGGACGCGCTGCTTTCGCATGCGGACTTGAACCTCGGCTGTGAGTCTGGATTCCGGCCATCTACAGGCTCTGAAACGAGCCGGTTTGTAACGGAGGGAAGGACGGATTCTCCACCTGGGGTTGCGGCGGTCCGCAACCTTCTTTATGAGATGAATTCGATGCAGAAGCTGTTTCGGTGTCTAATTTCGCAGTGGGGTATTGCGCATGATATGGAGGAGATTGTCAATCAGTGGATTATTTTATGTCATTAG
- a CDS encoding thioesterase family protein (transcript_id=CADANIAT00002374) encodes MAPRSLTPSLLEATSALSPENGSPDRLIARISRDWCTQHSVLGGYLTTLMLSAARRFINSNTDAVAEYPDPIHVFIQFLHKVPPGQVSVSCKILRATARLCVVKVDLELSRQPEPGYGEAQQSPACIAIATFANLDNEKGLTQDSTQSEQLGAHPLPSRETDCVTIDDPVVDATPVTRKLHWVAPRSADGLWGHRLGGHQREVWLSFRDETPISDLLHLALLADMPLQPPATHTAGFYSRYALSTLCLSVEFKKRPGPSTKWVLVRSNSHKVVDGRYDVNVQILNEEGEILALSNHVVYISDLRKNSKRAKM; translated from the exons ATGGCGCCCAGGAGCCTAACTCCATCACTCCTAGAAGCAACCTCTGCGCTATCGCCCGAGAATGGTTCCCCAGATCGCTTGATAGCCAGAATTTCCCGCGACTGGTGCACGCAGCA TTCTGTTCTGGGAGGTTACCTAACAACCCTGATGCTGTCCGCCGCCCGCAGAtttatcaacagcaacacaGACGCCGTAGCCGAATATCCCGACCCCATCCATGTCTTCATCCAGTTCCTTCACAAGGTTCCACCTGGCCAGGTTTCCGTCTCATGCAAGATACTCCGCGCCACAGCCCGACTGTGTGTCGTCAAGGTCGACTTGGAGTTGTCTCGACAGCCAGAGCCGGGGTATGGCGAGGCGCAACAATCCCCTGCATGCATTGCGATTGCTACTTTCGCCAATTTGGATAATGAAAAGGGCCTGACACAAGACTCTACACAATCGGAGCAGTTAGGTGCACATCCACTCCCGTCTCGAGAGACAGATTGCGTCACAATCGACGACCCCGTGGTAGATGCAACTCCTGTTACTCGAAAGCTACACTGGGTTGCTCCTCGCTCTGCGGACGGTCTATGGGGTCACCGGCTAGGCGGGCACCAGCGCGAAGTCTGGCTGTCATTTCGAGACGAAACGCCAATTTcagatcttcttcatctggcgCTGCTTGCGGACATG CCTCTCCAACCGCCTGCAACTCACACAGCGGGCTTCTATTCGCGCTATGCCCTCTCCACCCTCTGTCTTTCGGTGGAGTTCAAAAAACGGCCCGGCCCGAGCACGAAATGGGTTTTGGTACGATCGAATTCGCACAAGGTTGTGGACGGGCGGTATGATGTGAATGTCCAAATTCTAaacgaggaaggagagatcCTTGCGCTGAGCAATCATGTGGTGTATATCTCAGATTTGAGGAAGAACTCGAAGAGAGCGAAAATGTGA
- a CDS encoding uncharacterized protein (transcript_id=CADANIAT00002375): MNKDSHRWADEHIRRRPRRTGTSMDQGITVFRKNESDLQRQTEAAVNKKPKRGPLNTIEQAALIKVCEKRARYDEVCNITSSQFWFGIEMALEREIGRRYSHYSCRKRINDYITNRAIYQNDIKNGIKPDPVLLPDPEIRKLLDRWEEMDKYKEQLEREKALGQLVGREPEVPTKNKLQRVADWVRSLPDPEPQARPLVTPPSTNSSQSPVKQDESTVLWARYRKIEDYRAIARSNQLRALNNDLTSSRQLLSNIKEQLHSTLYDPPANQTTTGLKRTREDEVSPDRAAPRPRIELAELEAMVKPPLKQSPGNSNVLTQSEIAPAQMPIETVFSKFWESMLPYFKERALKDGISLIKSESIMHDLFKEVGAAMTKAFMKLEQQTSRSPSAYKPPI; this comes from the exons ATGAACAAAGATAGCCATAGGTGGGCAGATGAGCACATAAG aaggaggccaaggaggactGGGACGAGCATGGATCAGGGTATAACTGTTTTTCGCAAGAATGAATCAGACCTCCAGAGGCAAACGGAAGCAGCGGTCAACAAGAAACCCAAGCGCGGTCCGCTCAATACCATCGAGCAGGCCGCTCTGATCAAGGTCTGCGAGAAGAGAGCCAGATACGATGAGGTTTGCAACATAACTTCTTCACAATTCTGGTTCGGAATCGAGATGGCTCTCGAAAGAGAGATTGGTCGTCGCTACTCGCACTATTCCTGCAGAAAACGCATCAACGACTACATCACAAATCGTGCTATATATCAAAACGACATCAAGAACGGGATAAAACCGGATCCTGTGCTTCTGCCCGACCCAGAGATCCGCAAGCTGCTAGATCGATGGGAGGAAATGGACAAATACAAGGAACAgctggaaagagagaaggcaTTAGGTCAGCTTGTGGGACGGGAGCCTGAAGTGCCGACGAAAAACAAACTACAGAGAGTCGCGGACTGGGTCAGGAGCCTTCCAGACCCGGAGCCTCAAGCTAGACCCCTCGTCACTCCGCCCTCCACCAACTCCTCCCAATCGCCAGTCAAACAGGATGAATCCACTGTTCTTTGGGCTCGATATCGCAAAATTGAAGATTATCGGGCCATTGCACGGTCTAATCAACTCCGTGCGTTGAACAATGATTTAACGAGCAGTCGACAGCTTCTATCGAATATCAAAGAACAATTACACTCGACACTCTACGATCCGCCGGCCAACCAAACAACGACAGGTCTAAAGCGAACTCGGGAAGACGAGGTCTCTCCTGACCGAGCAGCGCCACGTCCTCGAATCGAATTGGCCGAATTGGAGGCTATGGTCAAGCCACCATTGAAACAGAGTCCTGGTAACTCGAATGTCCTTACTCAATCCGAAATTGCGCCCGCCCAGATGCCGATTGAGACGGTATTCAGCAAATTCTGGGAAAGCATGCTGCCATATTTCAAGGAACGAGCTCTGAAAGATGGCATATCCCTCATAAAGTCTGAGTCTATCATGCACGACCTATTTAAAGAAGTTGGGGCCGCCATGACCAAGGCATTTATGAAACTAGAGCAGCAAACCTCTCGATCTCCTTCCGCTTACAAGCCTCCTATATAA
- a CDS encoding putative MFS transporter (transcript_id=CADANIAT00002377) produces the protein MPTSMEMHRTYTAGDSPETDIPQQGSKNGVDLVESTEAGIPSTYADIVASRISTAHRDFLMERHGTLELDPIPSMDPADPYNWPSWKKITNLILVAIHACMGTFAAAGIIPAYETIAEEFGVTLHQVTYLTSLQIAILGGAPLFWKPLSNRYGRRPIFLLSLICSLVCNVGCAKSPDYASTAACRALQAFFISPASAIGSGVVMETFFKKDRAKYMGVWTLLLTLGIPLGPFIFGFVTYRASYIWIYWVLAIINGVQFILYLFFGPETRYIGTNEDPKEPAWKREYLKVRRIDPTPLHWSEFIKPLGLCFRPCVIVPAAAYSMIFLLSNVLATVEVPQLLQGKFGLNAEQLGLQFLGPIIGSLIGEQLGGRLSDLWMNMRAKRVQRKPEPEFRLWLSYLGYACSIVGIIVFLVCTEKAEDGKWNVAPIIGIAIGAVGNQLVTTVLITYAVDCHPEDASSVGVCITFVRQIWGFLGPFWFPGMFENVGIAASAGVCVALMVGASVLPTIALQWKGRSLRPSMKE, from the exons ATGCCTACATCTATGGAGATGCATCGCACCTACACTGCCGGGGACTCTCCTGAAACAGATATCCCTCAGCAAGGGTCGAAGAATGGGGTTGATCTAGTAGAAAGCACAGAGGCGGGTATCCCTTCAACATATGCCGATATAGTGGCCTCGCGTATCTCGACGGCACACCGCGATTTCCTGATGGAGCGTCACGGCACCTTGGAACTGGATCCTATCCCCAGCATGGACCCTGCGGATCCTTACAACTGGCCCTCTTGGAAG AAAATCACCAATCTTATTCTAGTAGCCATCCATGCCTGTATGGGCACGTTTGCAGCTGCCGGTATCATACCTGCTTACGAAACGATTGCCGAAGAATTCGGCGTCACCCTTCACCAGGTCACCTATTTGACGTCTCTGCAAATCGCTATTCTGGGTGGTGCGCCTTTATTCTGGAAGCCGCTTTCTAACCGATACGGAAGACGCCCGATTTTCCTGCTTTCCTTGATCTGTAGTTTGGTCTGCAATGTCGGGTGTGCCAAATCGCCTGACTATGCCTCAactgcagcctgcagagcgtTGCAGGCGTTTTTCATTTCACCAGCGTCAG CAATCGGAAGTGGTGTTGTTATGGAAACGTTTTTCAAGAAGGATCGAGCAAAGTATATGGGTGTGTGGACGCTGCTCCTCACGCTTGGAATCCCTCTGGGACCTTTTATCTTCGGTTTCGTGACCTACCGGGCAAGCTATATTTGGATCTATTGGGTCCTAGCAATT ATCAATGGAGTCCAGTTTATCCTGTATCTCTTTTTCGGACCGGAAACCCGCTATATCGGCACCAACGAGGATCCCAAAGAGCCTGCGTGGAAGAGAGAATACCTCAAAGTTCGACGAATTGATCCTACCCCTCTCCACTGGTCTGAGTTCATCAAACCACTGGGCCTGTGCTTCCGACCTTGTGTCATCGtacctgctgctgcatactccatgatcttcctcctcagcaacgTCTTAGCCACAGTTGAAGTGCCACAGCTGCTGCAGGGGAAGTTCGGCCTCAATGCGGAACAGCTGGGACTGCAATTCTTAGGCCCTATCATTGGTTCACTCATTGGAGAACAACTCGGTGGCCGCTTATCCGATCTTTGGATGAACATGCGGGCGAAACGAGTGCAGCGAaaaccagagccagagttCCGACTCTGGCTCAGCTACTTGGGCTACGCCTGTTCCATTGTCggcatcatcgtcttcctcgtctgcaccgagaaggccgaggaTGGCAAGTGGAATGTAGCTCCTATTATCGGCATCGCCATCGGAGCTGTTGGCAACCAGCTGGTAACAACCGTCCTTATCACCTATGCGGTAGACTGCCACCCCGAAGATGCCTCGAGCGTCGGTGTTTGTATCACGTTTGTCCGGCAGATTTGGGGTTTTCTCGGACCGTTCTG GTTTCCGGGCATGTTCGAAAACGTCGGTATCGCTGCGAGCGCTGGTGTCTGCGTGGCGCTTATGGTTGGAGCCAGTGTCCTGCCAACAATTGCCCTGCAGTGGAAAGGACGCTCTCTTCGGCCATCAATGAAAGAGTAG